Genomic segment of Geminocystis herdmanii PCC 6308:
ATTGTACTTTTATTTAACTTCATGTTAATTTATAGCATGAGGTCTTCTTTTCCCATTAAGATATTGATTAATTGAGATAAAATCAGTAATTTTATTAACTATAGTTATAATTATCAGACACCACGACAAAACGGAGGAATAACTAAAAAATGAGTGAATTAAATCCTTATGAGCAATTAGGAGTAACGGAGAATGCTTCTTTTGAAGAAATACAGATAGCAAAACAAAATCTTCAGGCAAAATATCAAAATGATTCTCAGGTATTAGACAATATTGAGATTGCCTATGATATTATCATTATGCAACGATTAAGGTTAAGACAGGAAGGCAAAATAAAAGTACCTGAACAAATTAGGTTTCCTGAAAAGATTAAAACGATCGAGCCTAAAAAATCTATAGCTATTTCTAACCCTATTAGTCCAAAAATATCTTTATGGTTTAATGATTTATTAGATCAACCTTCTCTGAAAAATATTAGTATAAGTGGTGTTGTTTTTCTAGTCTTAATTTTTGTGAGTATTTTCAGTGCTAATGTCTCTATTTTACCTCTTTTATTAACGGTAGGGGTTGGCACAAGTTTTTTTGTATTGTATCAGAAACAAAAACAATTCTGGAGATCGATCGGGATTACTTTTATTGCTTTTGTTATTGGTGTTTGTGTAGCGAATATACTTTTAAGT
This window contains:
- a CDS encoding CPP1-like family protein — its product is MSELNPYEQLGVTENASFEEIQIAKQNLQAKYQNDSQVLDNIEIAYDIIIMQRLRLRQEGKIKVPEQIRFPEKIKTIEPKKSIAISNPISPKISLWFNDLLDQPSLKNISISGVVFLVLIFVSIFSANVSILPLLLTVGVGTSFFVLYQKQKQFWRSIGITFIAFVIGVCVANILLSILIGSGFNVSLESEKFASLFTFCLLWLVSNFIR